The following is a genomic window from Serratia ficaria.
GGGCTGAGGCTCTGCGCCTGTTCGGGCGTCAGGTGCAGCCAGCCGTTGATATAGGTATCGCACAGCGGGCGCAGGTCGTACAGGCCGCTCAGCGCCAGCGCGCCTTTAATCACGTTCACCGGCACCCGGTAGCGTTGCTGCCAGTCGTCGGCGATCAGCATGCCGCTCAGGTGGCCGCCGGCCGAACTGCCGCTGACGTAAATGCGTTCGGGGTCGATGCCGTACTGGCCGCCGTGGTGATACAGCCAGGCGATGGCGCTGCGCACTTCGCGCACGATCTCGGCCAGCGTGGCCTCCGGCGCCAGGGTGTATTCCAGGGTGGCGACCGCGACGCCGCGGCGGGCGAAGGCGGCGGCCATCGAGCAGGCTTCTTCCTTGCGCTGCGAGTGCCAATATCCGCCGTGGACAAACACCAGCAGCGGCGCCGGTTGGCCGATGGCCGGGAACAGATCGAGGCGCTCGGCGGCCCCCATGCCGTAATGCAGGTCGTAAATCCCCGGCGTTTGCTCCCTGGCCTGTCGCGCCAGCGCCGCGTATTCCGTCATGCAGGCGTCAAAGTCTTCCACCGAGGCGCGGGCGTTGTACTGCACAGCTCTGGTGGCTGCGTTATCGAACATCAGATCGATTTTCATAACATCTCCTTGTTGGTGTCGAATCGATTATCTTCCCGGCGTTTTTTCGCTGCTTGATGTTAAATGCGCTGCGGCGGCGATTTCTTTTTTGCTGTTTTCTGCTGTATATTGCATTTTTAAGCCTGTTATTGCGGAGTCGAAGCATGCACAAAGCGGCGCGACAGCGTTATTTGTTGGATCTGCTCAGCGAGCGCGGGCAGGCGGCGGTGGCCGATCTGGCCGGCGCCATCGGGGTTTCCGTCGATACCGTGCGCCGCGACCTGGCCGATCTGGCGCGCCAGGGGCTGGCGCAAAAGAATCACGGCGGGGCGATAGCGCTGGATCCGCCGGAGATGAAGCGGCAGGCGCGCGAGGCGCTGCTGCCGGAAACCAAGCGCCGCCTTGGCCGCGCGGTGGCGGCGCAGATCCCGCCGGGCAGCACGCTGATGCTGGACGCCGGCAGTACGCTGCTGGCGGTGGCGCGTGAACTGCGCGGCCCGGCGACGGTGATCACCGCTTCGCTGGACATCGCCCAGTGCCTGAGCGACCGGCCAGAGATTCAGCTTATCCTGCTGGGCGGGCAGTGGGACGCGCGCCAGCGTTTGTTCGCCGGCAGCGCCACGCTGTCGCTGTTGGAACGCTACCGCGCGGATATCGCCTTGCTGGGGGTCTGTGCGGTGCACGCTCAGCTGGGGCTCAGCGCCAGCGAAGAGGCCGATGCCGCGGTAAAACGCGCCATGCTGGCCGCCAGCGGTCAGCACTGGCTGGTGACCGACCATATGAAGCTGGATCGCTGCGAGCCGCACCGGGTAGCCGAACTGTCGCAGATCCAACGCATCTTTACCGATCGTCCATGGGACAGCCTGGACGACCAATTGCCGATTGAACTTTGTGTCGTCGCCGACGACCGCTAGAGGAGAACCATGATGAATGATAACGCCGCGCCGCTGCAGGTGGCGCTGATAGGTTACGGCTTTGTCGGCAAGGCTTTTCATGCGCCGCTGATCAACTCGGTGCCGGGGCTGGAACTGAGCGTGGTGTCGTCGCGCGACGCCGACAAGGTGCACGCCGACCTGCCGCAGGTGCAGGTGATCGCCGATCCGCTGGAGGCGATCCGCCATCCGCAGGTGGATCTGGTGGTTATCGCCTCGCCGAACGCCACCCATGCGCCGCTGGCCAAAGCGGCATTGGCGGCGGGCAAAGACGTGGTGGTGGATAAGCCGTTTACCCTGGATCTGGCCGAAGCGCGCGAGCTGATCGCCCTGGCGGAAAAACACGGCCGGCTGTTGTCGGTATTCCAGAACCGCCGCTGGGACAGCGATTATCTCGGCGTCAAGCAGGTGATCGAGCAGGGGCTGATTGGCCAGGTATCGCATTTCGAGTCCCATATCGACCGCTATCGCCCGCAAGTGCGGGTGCGCTGGCGCGAGCAGAATCTGCCGGGCAGCGGGCTGTGGTTCGATCTGGGCCCGCACATGGTCGATCAGGCGCTGCAGCTGTTCGGGTTGCCGCTCAGCGTTCAGGCCAATATCGCCACGCTGCGCGCCAACGCCGAAGTCAACGACTGGGCGCACGTGATCCTGAATTATCCGTC
Proteins encoded in this region:
- a CDS encoding DeoR/GlpR family DNA-binding transcription regulator, translating into MHKAARQRYLLDLLSERGQAAVADLAGAIGVSVDTVRRDLADLARQGLAQKNHGGAIALDPPEMKRQAREALLPETKRRLGRAVAAQIPPGSTLMLDAGSTLLAVARELRGPATVITASLDIAQCLSDRPEIQLILLGGQWDARQRLFAGSATLSLLERYRADIALLGVCAVHAQLGLSASEEADAAVKRAMLAASGQHWLVTDHMKLDRCEPHRVAELSQIQRIFTDRPWDSLDDQLPIELCVVADDR
- a CDS encoding oxidoreductase produces the protein MNDNAAPLQVALIGYGFVGKAFHAPLINSVPGLELSVVSSRDADKVHADLPQVQVIADPLEAIRHPQVDLVVIASPNATHAPLAKAALAAGKDVVVDKPFTLDLAEARELIALAEKHGRLLSVFQNRRWDSDYLGVKQVIEQGLIGQVSHFESHIDRYRPQVRVRWREQNLPGSGLWFDLGPHMVDQALQLFGLPLSVQANIATLRANAEVNDWAHVILNYPSHKVILHGSMLVAGGVSRFTVHGDQGSVVKARADGQESQLLAGVIPGSAGWGKDDDALSLFVGTEPVRTLPTPDGDQRQYYIRLRDALRGDGANPVTALQALAVMAVLEAAETAARTGATETLPLTAAEIAAW
- a CDS encoding alpha/beta hydrolase, with product MKIDLMFDNAATRAVQYNARASVEDFDACMTEYAALARQAREQTPGIYDLHYGMGAAERLDLFPAIGQPAPLLVFVHGGYWHSQRKEEACSMAAAFARRGVAVATLEYTLAPEATLAEIVREVRSAIAWLYHHGGQYGIDPERIYVSGSSAGGHLSGMLIADDWQQRYRVPVNVIKGALALSGLYDLRPLCDTYINGWLHLTPEQAQSLSPLFMLPQKQHAPQILLDVGAKETQGFKNQTQAYYAACVEQGLNVQLLNDRHSNHFSLVNELANPDSAMFRQVMAMIRSTQR